In a genomic window of Sphingomonas koreensis:
- the pgmG gene encoding phosphoglucomutase/phosphomannomutase PgmG, with protein MTHRFDPTSLREYDIRGIVGKTLGPDDARAIGRGFATLLRRAGGHRVAVGRDGRVSSPELEAALVEGLTASGCDVVRVGMGPTPMLYYAEAILEVDGGIQITGSHNPGDYNGFKMVFQHRPFFGQDIQEIGKLAEAGDWDEGEGTVSDADILDDYVGRLFAGYAGGTFRIGWDTGNGAAGPVIEKLVQLLPGEHHTLFTDVDGNFPNHHPDPTEEKNLADLRRLVAEKNLDFGLAFDGDGDRIGAIDGEGRVIWGDQLLSILAEPVLKKAPGATIIADVKASQMLFDRVAELGGQPLMWKTGHSLVKTKMKETHSPLAGEMSGHIFFAQDYYGFDDAQYAAVQLINAVHLIGTSLTEIRGNMPAFVNTPEMRFQVDESRKFAVIDEVLDRLKATGADVNDTDGARVNTPDGWWLLRASNTQDVLVARAEARSQEALDRLLAQIDAQLEASGLKRGPQAAH; from the coding sequence GTGACGCATCGTTTCGATCCGACCTCGCTTCGCGAGTATGATATCCGCGGCATCGTCGGAAAGACGCTGGGGCCGGACGATGCGCGTGCGATCGGCCGCGGCTTCGCGACGCTGCTGCGCCGCGCGGGCGGGCATCGCGTGGCAGTGGGCCGTGACGGCCGCGTCTCCTCGCCCGAACTCGAAGCAGCGCTGGTGGAGGGTCTCACCGCATCGGGCTGCGACGTCGTGCGCGTCGGTATGGGCCCGACGCCGATGCTCTATTATGCCGAGGCGATCCTAGAGGTCGATGGCGGCATACAGATAACCGGCAGCCATAATCCCGGCGACTACAACGGCTTCAAGATGGTGTTTCAGCACCGTCCCTTTTTCGGCCAGGACATTCAGGAGATCGGCAAGCTTGCCGAGGCTGGCGACTGGGACGAGGGTGAGGGCACCGTCAGCGATGCGGACATCCTCGATGATTATGTCGGCCGCCTGTTCGCCGGCTATGCGGGCGGCACGTTCCGCATCGGCTGGGATACCGGCAATGGCGCCGCCGGCCCGGTGATCGAGAAGCTGGTACAGCTCCTGCCGGGTGAGCATCATACGCTGTTCACCGATGTAGACGGCAATTTTCCGAACCATCACCCCGATCCTACCGAAGAGAAGAATCTGGCGGACCTGCGGCGCCTGGTCGCGGAGAAGAACCTCGATTTCGGACTGGCTTTCGACGGCGACGGCGACCGGATCGGCGCGATCGACGGCGAAGGCCGCGTGATCTGGGGCGATCAGCTTCTGTCCATTCTGGCCGAACCTGTTCTGAAGAAAGCGCCCGGTGCGACGATCATCGCCGACGTGAAGGCCTCTCAGATGCTGTTCGACCGCGTCGCGGAGCTGGGTGGCCAGCCGCTGATGTGGAAGACCGGCCACAGCCTGGTGAAGACCAAGATGAAGGAAACCCATTCGCCGCTCGCCGGCGAGATGAGCGGCCATATCTTCTTCGCGCAGGATTATTACGGCTTCGACGATGCGCAATATGCGGCGGTGCAGCTGATCAACGCCGTCCATCTGATCGGTACGTCGCTGACCGAGATTCGCGGCAATATGCCTGCCTTCGTCAACACGCCGGAAATGCGCTTCCAGGTCGATGAGAGCCGCAAGTTCGCAGTGATCGATGAGGTACTCGATCGGCTCAAGGCAACCGGGGCCGACGTCAACGACACCGACGGCGCCCGGGTCAACACGCCTGACGGCTGGTGGTTGCTGCGCGCGTCGAACACGCAGGATGTGCTGGTCGCGCGCGCAGAGGCGCGCAGCCAGGAGGCGCTCGACCGCCTGCTCGCGCAGATCGACGCCCAGCTTGAGGCGAGCGGGCTGAAGCGCGGTCCGCAGGCAGCGCACTGA
- a CDS encoding GNAT family N-acetyltransferase produces MDDVLLFGWLAARSIARGLPAPVADHGGFRVDTGGEVEIRRWAFTRPGNGLSELGHLLDAPGHFLKLCGTGEQLLALLPPRWRLQNEPGYVMRGPETQSPTAALPADYVLQLKRDSRGSRVEILASDGALAASGTAAEAAGVFVYDRIITEPDHRRRGLGRVVMAALRETRGDDAATELLVATDDGRALYATLGWTVVSPFVTAEIPAA; encoded by the coding sequence TTGGACGACGTCCTGCTGTTCGGCTGGCTCGCCGCGCGTTCGATCGCGCGGGGCTTGCCCGCTCCGGTGGCGGATCATGGCGGCTTCCGCGTCGATACCGGCGGCGAGGTCGAAATCCGCCGCTGGGCGTTCACCCGGCCCGGCAATGGCTTGTCGGAGCTGGGGCACCTGCTCGACGCGCCCGGCCATTTCCTCAAGCTGTGCGGCACTGGCGAGCAGCTGCTCGCGTTGCTGCCCCCGCGCTGGCGGCTCCAGAACGAGCCGGGCTATGTCATGCGGGGACCGGAGACGCAGTCGCCAACCGCTGCATTGCCCGCCGACTATGTGCTGCAGCTCAAGCGCGATTCACGCGGCAGCCGCGTCGAAATTCTCGCATCCGATGGTGCATTGGCCGCGAGCGGGACTGCGGCGGAGGCTGCGGGCGTCTTCGTCTATGACCGGATCATCACCGAGCCGGATCATCGCCGCCGGGGATTGGGGCGTGTCGTGATGGCGGCGCTGCGCGAGACCAGGGGGGACGATGCCGCCACCGAGCTGCTCGTCGCCACCGACGACGGCCGCGCGCTCTACGCCACGCTGGGCTGGACCGTCGTCTCGCCTTTCGTCACCGCGGAAATCCCGGCCGCCTGA
- a CDS encoding exonuclease domain-containing protein — MAPPPQIIRVIDLETTGDKPPAHAVCEIGWQDVALGIDGRWELYGEGGSRMVNPGRPIPPLTMAIHHIRDEDVADAPWWHDVARPILDPWPRRVALAAHRASFEEQFCTPALTRGADWICTYKCALRLWSDSPGFSNQFLRYYRMPEGLEHERGLPAHRAFPDAYVTAHHLRDMLNSVSVAQLIEWSKLPGLLPRVRYGPDRGKEWSEIDDDSLDAFLQDRDPDIRYTAEVELERRRGHGRVLRPDRQPVLF; from the coding sequence ATGGCCCCTCCGCCCCAGATCATCCGCGTCATCGACCTCGAGACCACCGGCGATAAACCGCCGGCGCACGCCGTATGCGAAATCGGCTGGCAGGACGTCGCACTGGGTATAGACGGGCGCTGGGAGCTCTATGGCGAGGGCGGCAGCCGGATGGTCAATCCCGGCCGCCCGATTCCGCCGCTGACCATGGCGATCCACCATATCCGCGACGAGGATGTCGCCGACGCGCCATGGTGGCACGATGTCGCCCGCCCGATCCTCGATCCCTGGCCGCGTCGTGTCGCACTGGCGGCGCATCGCGCGAGCTTCGAGGAGCAGTTCTGCACCCCGGCGCTCACCCGCGGCGCCGACTGGATCTGCACCTATAAATGCGCACTGAGGCTGTGGAGCGACAGCCCCGGCTTCTCCAACCAGTTCCTGCGCTACTACCGCATGCCGGAGGGGCTGGAGCATGAACGCGGCCTGCCGGCGCATCGCGCCTTTCCCGACGCCTATGTGACGGCACACCATCTGCGCGACATGCTCAACTCGGTCAGCGTCGCGCAGCTGATCGAATGGTCGAAGCTGCCCGGATTGCTCCCGCGGGTCCGCTACGGCCCGGATCGCGGCAAGGAATGGAGTGAGATCGACGACGATTCGCTCGACGCCTTCCTGCAGGATCGCGATCCCGACATCCGCTATACCGCCGAGGTCGAGCTTGAGCGTCGGCGAGGGCATGGCCGCGTGCTGCGGCCGGACCGGCAGCCCGTGCTCTTCTGA
- a CDS encoding sialidase family protein, with protein MFKPACRASIALALTLLPLAVRASPQEAPPPVLSSGFTFTTAPYAEVHASTIVETRAGTILAAWFGGTKERNPDVEIYVARYEGGVWRPAVSVATGRQPDGSRLPAWNPVLFQPRTGPLTLFYKVGPSPQSWWGMVIRSTDDGRTWSKPRRLPDGILGPIKNKPVELADGSWLSPASTEKAGNRWTLHFERSGDQGRTWQASAPVESPEGIDAIQPSILFHKDGRLQAVARTREGVLAASWSKDGGKSWSALSAIDLPNPNSGTDAVTLADGRQLIVYNHSAHSMGRPSKGFRYPINVAVSDDGERWHKLLTLESKPLGAGYAYPAVMQARDGRVHITYTWDRKRIRHIVLDPARLPRGTAADADAVTGP; from the coding sequence ATGTTCAAGCCCGCATGCCGCGCGTCGATCGCGCTCGCCCTGACGCTGCTCCCGCTCGCCGTGAGGGCATCTCCGCAGGAGGCGCCGCCGCCGGTGCTGAGCAGCGGCTTCACCTTCACCACCGCACCCTATGCCGAGGTTCACGCCTCGACGATCGTCGAGACCCGCGCGGGCACGATCCTGGCCGCGTGGTTCGGCGGAACCAAGGAGCGCAACCCCGACGTCGAGATCTATGTCGCGCGTTACGAGGGTGGCGTGTGGCGGCCTGCTGTCAGCGTCGCGACCGGCAGGCAGCCGGACGGCAGCCGGCTCCCTGCCTGGAACCCGGTGCTGTTCCAGCCTCGTACGGGCCCGCTCACGCTGTTCTACAAGGTCGGTCCCAGCCCGCAGAGCTGGTGGGGGATGGTGATCAGATCGACCGACGATGGCCGGACATGGAGCAAGCCGAGACGTCTGCCCGACGGGATTCTCGGACCGATCAAGAACAAGCCCGTCGAACTGGCCGATGGAAGCTGGCTGTCACCCGCCAGCACCGAGAAGGCGGGGAACCGCTGGACGCTCCATTTCGAACGCAGCGGCGATCAGGGGCGGACCTGGCAGGCGAGCGCCCCGGTCGAATCGCCCGAAGGGATCGACGCGATCCAGCCGAGCATCCTGTTCCACAAGGACGGGCGGCTTCAGGCGGTCGCGCGCACCCGCGAAGGCGTGCTCGCCGCGAGCTGGTCGAAGGACGGTGGCAAGAGCTGGTCGGCCCTGTCGGCGATCGATCTGCCCAATCCCAATTCGGGGACGGACGCGGTGACGCTGGCCGACGGGCGCCAGCTGATCGTCTACAACCACAGCGCGCATAGCATGGGCAGGCCGAGCAAGGGCTTTCGCTACCCGATCAACGTTGCCGTTTCCGACGATGGAGAGCGCTGGCACAAGCTGCTGACGCTGGAGAGCAAACCGCTCGGGGCGGGCTATGCCTATCCTGCGGTGATGCAGGCGCGCGACGGGCGCGTGCACATCACTTACACTTGGGACCGCAAGCGGATCCGGCACATCGTGCTCGATCCGGCACGGCTGCCGCGCGGTACTGCAGCTGACGCGGATGCCGTGACCGGGCCATAG
- a CDS encoding TraB/GumN family protein → MTNMFLRAGSAIALLFAAPALAQQASPPAAPAAVETKDADPALWVVKDEDTTIYLFGTVHILKPGLSWFDEAVKKAFDESGELVTELGLMPDPAAAQPLIVKYGVNATGPTLTEKLPADKRAAFAKAVADLGLPLAVVDRFDPWLASVQLSMMTLVKQGYNPQSGAEEALHGAAKAAGKPITGLETMEEQFSFFDSLSEEAQIKYLVETVDKLAEAGSILDKMVAEWAQGDADGLAVLMNEGFTGSPEAVKKLLTDRNARWAEWIGKRLDKPGTVFVAVGAGHLAGKGSVQAYLADRKIKATRIEY, encoded by the coding sequence ATGACGAATATGTTCCTGCGCGCGGGTTCCGCGATCGCGCTTCTCTTTGCCGCGCCGGCGCTCGCCCAACAGGCGTCGCCGCCCGCCGCGCCCGCCGCGGTCGAGACCAAGGATGCGGATCCGGCCTTGTGGGTGGTCAAGGATGAAGACACCACCATCTACCTGTTCGGCACCGTCCATATCCTGAAGCCCGGCCTCTCCTGGTTCGACGAGGCGGTGAAAAAGGCGTTCGACGAGAGCGGCGAGCTGGTGACCGAGCTGGGGCTGATGCCCGATCCGGCAGCTGCCCAGCCACTGATCGTCAAGTACGGCGTCAACGCCACCGGCCCGACGCTGACCGAGAAGCTGCCCGCCGACAAGCGCGCCGCGTTCGCCAAGGCAGTCGCCGATCTCGGCCTGCCGCTGGCCGTGGTCGACCGCTTCGATCCCTGGCTGGCGAGCGTGCAGCTGTCGATGATGACGCTGGTCAAGCAGGGCTACAACCCGCAGTCGGGCGCCGAGGAAGCGCTGCACGGCGCGGCAAAGGCAGCAGGCAAGCCGATCACCGGTCTGGAAACGATGGAGGAGCAGTTCAGCTTCTTCGATTCGCTCTCGGAGGAAGCGCAGATCAAATATCTGGTGGAGACGGTCGACAAGCTGGCCGAGGCGGGATCGATCCTCGACAAGATGGTCGCCGAATGGGCGCAGGGCGACGCCGACGGACTGGCAGTATTGATGAACGAAGGCTTCACCGGGAGCCCCGAGGCGGTGAAGAAGCTGCTTACCGATCGTAACGCGCGCTGGGCGGAGTGGATCGGCAAGCGGCTGGACAAGCCGGGCACGGTGTTCGTCGCGGTGGGCGCGGGCCATCTGGCGGGCAAGGGCAGCGTCCAGGCCTATCTCGCCGACCGCAAGATCAAGGCGACGCGAATCGAATATTGA
- a CDS encoding helix-turn-helix transcriptional regulator, which translates to MQNRLRVLRAERNWSQAELGGHLGVSRQAVNAIETGKYDPSLPLAFRIARLFDLRIEEIFEDEGGDAV; encoded by the coding sequence ATGCAGAACAGGCTGCGAGTGCTGCGCGCGGAACGCAATTGGAGCCAGGCGGAACTTGGCGGCCATCTGGGCGTGTCGCGGCAGGCGGTGAACGCGATCGAGACGGGGAAATACGATCCCTCGCTCCCGCTCGCCTTCCGCATCGCGCGGCTGTTCGATCTGCGGATCGAGGAGATTTTCGAGGATGAGGGCGGCGATGCAGTCTGA
- a CDS encoding sodium:solute symporter family transporter, producing the protein MNPQFAPLDWLVVGLYVLVLLIGGWLFSRFKADDARDYFLAGRTIPAWLAAVSVLSATQSAATFLGAPDQGYRGDYSYLGAVLAPVLAAFFVAHVLIPRFYAMRATTVYELLEARFDARAKHWAGGMFLIGRVLAGGARVYLAAIAIAMVAFGSIDAQAIIFSAAAVMLVSFLFTFHGGLKSVIWNDLIQFVIYAGSAVAVLVFLRLSIPASNAELIAALSNTPEGVNKLRLLDFSTDLSKPFTVLAIFTGLFLLNVANAGLDQDTTQRLLASPDAKAGARGLIYSQLASVPLIAMFVTIGLLLYVFYNRPDLMGADNQAATSFAGEKITVFVHYILTQVPPGLRGLVTIGVTAAAVATTNSALNAMSSVMISDFYKPWRERRGEASPKHYVHAGRWGMALVGLAMFAMAVLSFYWQRHTDMPLLEFALQVMVFAYAGLLGVYFVAVFTARGSSGSVIAGLIAGFVTVFLLQPFVLGPTGLAFPYQLCIGTLASAIVTAIPRVRAA; encoded by the coding sequence ATGAACCCGCAATTCGCTCCGCTCGACTGGCTGGTGGTCGGGCTCTACGTGCTGGTGCTGCTGATCGGCGGCTGGCTGTTTTCGCGCTTCAAGGCCGACGACGCACGCGACTATTTCCTCGCAGGGCGGACGATACCGGCATGGCTTGCGGCAGTGTCGGTGCTCTCGGCCACGCAATCGGCGGCAACCTTTCTCGGCGCGCCCGATCAGGGCTATCGCGGCGACTACAGCTATCTCGGCGCGGTGCTGGCGCCGGTGCTGGCAGCCTTCTTCGTCGCGCATGTGCTGATCCCGCGCTTCTACGCGATGCGCGCGACGACGGTGTACGAGCTGCTCGAAGCGCGGTTCGACGCCCGCGCCAAGCACTGGGCGGGGGGCATGTTCCTGATCGGGCGGGTGCTGGCGGGCGGTGCGCGCGTCTATCTGGCGGCCATCGCCATCGCGATGGTCGCGTTCGGGAGCATCGATGCGCAGGCGATCATTTTCTCCGCAGCCGCGGTGATGCTGGTCAGCTTTCTCTTCACCTTCCACGGCGGGTTGAAGTCGGTGATCTGGAACGATCTGATCCAGTTCGTGATCTATGCCGGGTCCGCCGTCGCGGTGCTGGTCTTCCTGCGGCTGTCGATCCCTGCCTCCAATGCCGAGCTGATCGCAGCGCTGTCGAACACGCCCGAGGGGGTGAACAAGCTTCGGCTGCTCGACTTCTCGACCGATCTGTCGAAGCCGTTCACCGTGCTGGCGATCTTCACCGGGCTGTTCCTGCTCAATGTCGCCAATGCGGGACTCGATCAGGATACCACCCAGCGCCTGCTCGCGAGCCCGGACGCAAAGGCCGGTGCACGCGGCCTGATCTACTCGCAGCTGGCCAGCGTGCCGCTGATCGCAATGTTCGTGACGATCGGCCTGCTGCTCTACGTCTTCTATAATCGGCCCGACCTGATGGGCGCCGACAACCAGGCGGCGACGAGCTTTGCAGGCGAGAAGATCACCGTCTTCGTCCACTATATTCTGACGCAGGTGCCGCCGGGGCTGCGCGGCCTGGTCACGATCGGCGTGACTGCCGCAGCCGTCGCCACCACCAACTCCGCGCTCAACGCCATGTCGTCGGTGATGATCAGCGACTTCTACAAGCCCTGGCGCGAGCGGCGCGGAGAGGCCAGCCCCAAACATTATGTTCATGCCGGCCGCTGGGGGATGGCGCTCGTCGGCCTCGCCATGTTCGCGATGGCGGTGCTGAGCTTCTACTGGCAACGCCACACCGACATGCCGCTGCTCGAGTTCGCGTTGCAGGTAATGGTGTTCGCCTATGCCGGGTTGCTCGGCGTCTATTTCGTCGCGGTGTTCACGGCGCGCGGATCGAGCGGATCGGTGATTGCAGGGCTGATCGCAGGCTTCGTGACGGTGTTTCTGCTTCAGCCCTTCGTGCTTGGCCCCACAGGGCTCGCCTTCCCCTATCAGCTGTGCATCGGGACACTCGCCTCGGCGATCGTCACCGCAATTCCGCGTGTCAGGGCTGCTTGA